A single Anatilimnocola floriformis DNA region contains:
- a CDS encoding WD40 repeat domain-containing protein produces the protein MRFSKWAITGYCLAMLIASISAGKVGGQEKHSALAKLDRAELTPLETAMLPDITVAATRVEEKAGQVWSLAFAPDGRLVTGNRDGKAVLWDLSGAKPRQTQTIELDSKKSAVNAVRFSADGKYLVAVQSDVLAKRRDERESALSVYDVTAEGAKLSSRYELSVDDYLAFHPTRSDLFYREKDNNGAAVAISAAGLETLPVKLEGANSGFAFSPDGGTFAAIVFNEARNGPLYGSEFKLWKFADGGLAETVLVQLDVGFKTLAFSPDGKWLASGTLDKCVRIWDLSGKQPVEKSKFKVEHWPRAVYFAGNDYAVCVSSMNHIVLYNLAAEKIEKEWRLEPRRGSKLAEGAMHRSIAASALAPDGMHLAISNHNAQTLILRLPIVAKP, from the coding sequence ATGCGATTTTCAAAGTGGGCCATAACCGGTTATTGCTTGGCGATGCTGATCGCCAGCATCTCCGCCGGCAAAGTCGGCGGCCAGGAGAAGCATTCGGCCCTGGCGAAGCTCGATCGTGCGGAATTGACGCCGCTCGAAACGGCGATGCTGCCCGACATTACCGTGGCGGCGACGCGCGTGGAAGAAAAGGCGGGGCAGGTTTGGAGCCTCGCCTTTGCGCCCGATGGCAGGCTGGTGACCGGCAACCGTGATGGCAAGGCCGTGCTGTGGGATTTGAGCGGCGCAAAACCGCGGCAGACGCAGACGATTGAACTCGATTCGAAAAAATCGGCAGTCAACGCGGTGCGGTTTTCGGCGGACGGCAAATACCTGGTCGCCGTGCAGTCGGATGTGCTGGCCAAACGGCGGGATGAGCGCGAGAGTGCGCTCTCGGTATATGACGTGACCGCGGAGGGGGCCAAGCTTTCTTCACGCTATGAGTTGTCGGTCGACGACTACCTGGCCTTTCATCCGACGCGATCTGATCTGTTTTATCGCGAGAAGGATAACAACGGCGCGGCCGTGGCGATTTCGGCGGCGGGCCTGGAGACGTTGCCGGTCAAACTCGAAGGGGCCAACAGCGGGTTTGCGTTTTCGCCGGATGGCGGGACGTTCGCGGCGATCGTCTTTAATGAGGCGAGAAACGGGCCGTTGTACGGTTCGGAGTTCAAATTGTGGAAGTTTGCTGACGGCGGTCTTGCGGAGACGGTTTTGGTTCAGCTTGACGTTGGTTTCAAAACATTGGCCTTCAGCCCCGATGGCAAATGGCTGGCGAGCGGCACGCTGGACAAGTGCGTGCGGATTTGGGATCTCAGCGGCAAACAGCCGGTGGAGAAATCGAAGTTCAAAGTCGAGCATTGGCCGCGAGCGGTTTATTTTGCCGGCAATGACTACGCGGTGTGCGTGAGCTCGATGAACCACATCGTGCTGTATAACCTGGCCGCAGAGAAGATCGAAAAAGAATGGCGACTAGAACCGCGCCGCGGCAGCAAATTGGCCGAGGGGGCCATGCATCGGTCAATCGCGGCGAGCGCACTCGCGCCGGATGGCATGCATCTGGCAATCAGCAATCACAATGCCCAGACGTTGATTTTGCGTTTGCCGATTGTGGCCAAGCCGTAA
- a CDS encoding glucuronyl esterase domain-containing protein has translation MKSFLHYFAGMALGLGLLIQSASAQTFPPFAELKPQNALPDPLTMLSGSKVETVREWETKRRPELQQLFQHYMYGKLPAAPQMVDAKTLFTNAKFLDGKATLRELSVRFSLPGVKANAPSWSKHTLHVLLITPNDRLTPAPAFVTMNFCGNHSIVADEQVKIPENWVYKSCKGVENDHATAAGRGSQADVWNVDLIIAKGYAFASFYSGDIDPDTADFGDGLAGEMKPDLQFAPDDPGAIACWAWGYHRVIDALEKQVAAKAANLNLKQVAAVGHSRNGKTTLLAAAMDPRIALAIPTQAGCGGTAPSRFLRGESDKQVESVKRINTSFPHWFCDEFTSFNDDPMRLPFDQNCLVAICAPRPVLFANAVEDGWANPDGQLEVLKAAAPVYALYGKRGIDANAKPEVDKVIGQELGYFIRPGKHSMNRQDWEAFLQFAEKHFAPN, from the coding sequence ATGAAATCGTTCCTCCACTACTTCGCTGGCATGGCCCTCGGCCTCGGCTTGCTGATTCAATCTGCCAGCGCCCAAACTTTTCCTCCCTTCGCCGAGCTCAAACCGCAGAACGCGCTGCCGGATCCGCTGACGATGCTCAGTGGCAGCAAGGTGGAAACGGTTCGCGAGTGGGAAACGAAACGCCGGCCCGAATTGCAGCAACTCTTTCAGCACTACATGTATGGCAAGCTGCCCGCCGCGCCGCAGATGGTCGACGCGAAGACTCTTTTCACGAACGCTAAATTCCTCGATGGCAAAGCCACGCTCCGTGAACTGAGCGTGCGGTTTTCGTTGCCGGGCGTGAAAGCAAACGCGCCGAGCTGGTCGAAGCACACGCTGCACGTCCTCCTCATCACCCCCAACGATCGTCTGACTCCCGCGCCGGCCTTCGTCACCATGAACTTCTGCGGCAATCATTCGATCGTCGCCGACGAGCAGGTGAAGATCCCGGAGAACTGGGTCTACAAATCGTGCAAGGGTGTGGAGAATGATCACGCCACCGCAGCCGGTCGCGGCAGCCAGGCCGATGTGTGGAATGTCGATTTGATTATCGCCAAGGGTTATGCCTTCGCCAGTTTCTACAGCGGCGACATCGATCCCGACACCGCCGATTTCGGCGATGGCCTCGCCGGCGAAATGAAGCCCGATCTGCAATTCGCCCCCGACGATCCCGGCGCCATCGCTTGCTGGGCTTGGGGCTATCACCGCGTGATCGATGCGCTCGAAAAGCAAGTCGCCGCAAAAGCTGCCAATCTAAACCTCAAGCAGGTCGCTGCTGTCGGCCATTCACGTAACGGCAAAACCACGCTGCTCGCTGCCGCCATGGATCCGCGGATCGCGCTGGCCATTCCCACGCAAGCCGGCTGCGGCGGCACGGCCCCGAGCCGTTTTCTCCGCGGCGAATCGGACAAGCAAGTCGAATCGGTAAAGCGGATCAACACATCGTTCCCGCACTGGTTCTGCGACGAGTTCACGAGCTTCAACGACGATCCCATGCGTTTGCCCTTCGATCAGAACTGCCTCGTCGCGATCTGCGCGCCTCGGCCAGTTCTCTTCGCGAACGCAGTAGAAGATGGCTGGGCCAATCCCGATGGTCAGCTCGAAGTGCTTAAGGCGGCCGCGCCGGTTTATGCTCTCTATGGCAAACGGGGCATTGATGCGAATGCAAAACCGGAAGTCGACAAAGTCATCGGCCAAGAGCTGGGCTACTTCATCCGTCCCGGCAAGCACTCGATGAATCGCCAGGATTGGGAAGCGTTTCTGCAGTTCGCCGAAAAACACTTCGCGCCGAATTAG
- a CDS encoding imm11 family protein, protein MTKLWSLSTDATLVGYMIAEDWAFIFDESVRLSKWVVDRRSRAGRVEIRSRRLPPDWFCPSGMFVVSQRLKTLLEEWKVLAEFIEIQLVNSKKRPITSDGFFLCNILDAVDCFDFTRGKSTLYDSPVKRIDRLKKLVIDEKKAASHNLFRLATGVEALAFASDGLADAIIQRGMTGMRFIRPEDWPKI, encoded by the coding sequence ATGACCAAGCTATGGAGTCTGAGCACGGATGCAACACTAGTAGGGTATATGATTGCTGAGGACTGGGCATTCATCTTTGATGAGTCGGTGCGATTGTCGAAATGGGTAGTAGATCGCCGGTCTCGAGCAGGTCGCGTTGAGATAAGGTCACGGCGACTACCACCAGATTGGTTCTGTCCTAGCGGAATGTTTGTGGTGTCGCAGCGATTAAAGACGCTGCTTGAGGAGTGGAAGGTACTTGCGGAATTCATAGAAATTCAGCTTGTGAATTCAAAGAAGAGGCCGATCACGAGCGATGGTTTCTTTCTATGTAACATCCTTGACGCTGTCGACTGCTTTGACTTCACTCGCGGCAAATCCACACTTTACGACTCGCCCGTTAAACGTATTGACAGGCTGAAAAAGCTTGTAATTGACGAGAAAAAGGCCGCATCGCACAATCTATTTCGACTTGCCACAGGTGTTGAGGCACTGGCCTTTGCTAGTGACGGGCTTGCGGATGCGATCATCCAACGCGGGATGACGGGGATGCGATTTATTCGCCCAGAAGACTGGCCCAAGATCTGA
- a CDS encoding DUF1559 domain-containing protein, producing MRTRFSSNRQRGFTLVELLVVIAIIGVLVALLLPAVQAAREAARRTQCVNNLKQIGLACQNYHDTYGLLPNTRHDANFTWMTMILPQIEQSALFAQWNLGNTTFYTQTAQCQQARINAYYCPSRRSSAGAKFADEPQDNTTAPLYKSATGDYAICTGDSSVNGGDYWQNNGVDIPANGVGIIWNGNMGTTPAVLPGGAPFKGVAFREITDGLSNTLLVGDKHVYLKELANPDYGDGGAFNGDKGHSHRCLGPSQPLSKGPQDPTKRLFGSWHPSITNFVLCDGSVRGIQNNANSTMLGYFAGKDDGQIVRLD from the coding sequence ATGCGGACCCGTTTTTCTTCGAACCGCCAGCGCGGTTTCACCCTCGTTGAGTTGCTTGTCGTTATCGCGATCATCGGGGTCTTGGTGGCGCTGCTATTGCCCGCCGTGCAGGCCGCTCGCGAAGCAGCTCGGCGCACCCAGTGCGTCAACAATCTCAAGCAGATCGGCCTGGCCTGTCAGAACTATCACGATACGTACGGCTTGCTGCCGAACACACGGCATGACGCGAACTTCACCTGGATGACGATGATCCTGCCGCAGATCGAACAATCGGCCCTGTTCGCGCAGTGGAATCTCGGCAACACGACGTTCTATACGCAAACAGCACAATGCCAGCAGGCACGCATCAATGCCTACTACTGCCCCTCGCGCCGCTCCTCTGCAGGCGCAAAATTTGCCGACGAACCGCAAGACAATACGACAGCGCCGTTGTACAAGAGTGCAACGGGCGATTACGCGATCTGCACTGGCGACTCCAGTGTGAACGGCGGCGACTACTGGCAGAACAACGGCGTCGACATTCCGGCCAACGGTGTGGGAATCATCTGGAACGGCAACATGGGAACGACCCCTGCCGTGCTGCCGGGCGGAGCACCCTTCAAGGGCGTTGCCTTCCGCGAAATCACCGACGGCTTGAGCAACACGCTGCTCGTGGGCGACAAGCATGTGTACCTCAAGGAACTTGCCAATCCCGACTACGGTGACGGCGGCGCCTTCAACGGCGACAAGGGCCACTCGCACCGTTGCCTCGGACCGAGCCAGCCCCTCTCGAAGGGACCGCAAGATCCCACGAAACGCCTCTTCGGCAGTTGGCACCCGTCGATCACCAACTTCGTGCTGTGCGACGGCAGCGTCCGCGGCATCCAGAACAACGCCAATTCCACCATGCTTGGCTACTTCGCCGGCAAAGACGACGGCCAAATCGTCAGGCTGGACTAG
- a CDS encoding formylglycine-generating enzyme family protein — MKLRLGTCALVAFLFISSAWAADPAKPNVETNSIGLKLALIPAGEFMMGSHESLEEIEKKYPGLNYKAKLEQKILDTDEWPQHKVRITKPFRFGVYEVTIGQFRQFCKEADFKSQAESKEVDRSTGEMRITGGYGISASGKFEGRKPEYNWQNTGYPLTDDNPVVNVTFNDAKAFCEWLSKKEGKKYRLPTEAEWEYACRAGTKTRYTTGDDPESVAKVGNIADASSVESGLKEFKDYAQHALKANDGNWTTAKVGSFAPNAFGLYDMHGNVWEWCQDYYDENYYGKSPVDDPTGPAEGRLHVRRGGAFHTFPLYVRSSFRNWNTPQTRYLNLGFRVVREE, encoded by the coding sequence ATGAAGCTTCGACTTGGAACGTGCGCGCTCGTCGCTTTTCTGTTCATTTCTTCAGCTTGGGCGGCAGATCCAGCCAAGCCCAATGTCGAAACGAACTCCATCGGTCTGAAGCTCGCCTTGATTCCAGCCGGCGAATTCATGATGGGAAGCCACGAGTCGCTCGAAGAAATCGAGAAGAAATACCCGGGGCTGAATTACAAAGCCAAGCTTGAGCAGAAGATTCTCGATACCGATGAATGGCCGCAGCACAAAGTGCGGATTACCAAGCCATTTCGATTTGGCGTGTATGAAGTGACCATCGGGCAGTTTCGCCAATTCTGCAAAGAGGCCGATTTCAAGTCGCAAGCTGAATCGAAGGAAGTCGATCGCTCCACAGGCGAGATGCGAATCACCGGCGGATACGGGATTTCCGCCAGCGGCAAATTTGAAGGTCGCAAGCCGGAATACAACTGGCAGAACACTGGTTACCCACTGACCGACGACAATCCCGTGGTCAACGTCACCTTCAACGACGCCAAGGCGTTTTGCGAATGGCTGAGTAAGAAGGAAGGCAAAAAATACCGCCTGCCGACCGAAGCGGAGTGGGAATATGCCTGCCGCGCGGGAACCAAGACTCGTTATACGACCGGCGATGATCCGGAATCGGTGGCCAAGGTCGGCAATATCGCCGATGCATCGTCTGTCGAATCCGGCTTGAAGGAATTCAAGGACTACGCGCAGCACGCTCTGAAAGCGAACGACGGCAATTGGACGACCGCTAAGGTTGGCAGCTTTGCCCCGAATGCTTTCGGCTTGTACGACATGCACGGCAACGTGTGGGAATGGTGCCAGGACTACTACGACGAGAACTACTATGGCAAATCCCCCGTTGACGATCCTACTGGCCCCGCCGAAGGCCGGTTGCATGTTCGCCGTGGCGGAGCGTTCCACACGTTTCCGCTCTACGTCCGCTCTTCGTTCCGCAACTGGAACACGCCGCAGACGCGTTATTTGAATTTGGGTTTCCGCGTGGTGCGCGAAGAGTAG
- a CDS encoding BBP7 family outer membrane beta-barrel protein yields MRPSITFVRIVLCACLAVGLTCAADAQAQAPAARGGSAGPTRKAIAQPATSQSSATARGAQRASYQEAGAPPGAGELPAPNGPAVVDAPPGAQPYYDYSPVEQTWLDNGPAPMGYGGGNYCGPMGCGILGGLWVRGEYLVWDTKGMYVPPLVITSAVNNIDPVDLHLNDNGDLGATDPVRILYGGQQVNSDARSGWKISFGAWLDNCQSFGLEADYFTLEDGNDSFFRNSATGTPILARPFYNVLTGLESSTLVSFPTAVDGVTYRGSIDIDTNTQFWGAGARGIINLGSNSGCGTNWWNGCPTQTMSRVDMVLGYRYLRLDDSLRITERSTLNPGGAFNIRDEFGTENTFNGFDIGTMLKHQRGCWSVELLSKIALGNTRSRVNIDGATSITPTGGAAQQFTGGILAQRTNIGNYQDDEFAVVPELGLTLGYSLNPCWKVTAGYTWLYWSRVTRAGDQIDRNLNPDLFPEEANPQTTDHLQPRFHMVHDDFWAHGLRVGLEGTW; encoded by the coding sequence GTGCGTCCCTCGATAACATTCGTTCGTATCGTTTTATGCGCTTGCCTCGCTGTCGGTTTGACTTGCGCTGCTGATGCGCAGGCGCAAGCGCCAGCTGCGCGTGGCGGCTCGGCTGGTCCTACACGCAAGGCGATTGCGCAGCCTGCGACTTCGCAAAGCAGTGCGACTGCTCGCGGCGCTCAACGCGCTTCGTATCAAGAGGCCGGCGCGCCGCCAGGAGCAGGCGAATTGCCGGCGCCGAATGGTCCAGCCGTTGTTGACGCGCCGCCTGGTGCGCAGCCCTATTACGATTATTCGCCGGTCGAGCAGACCTGGCTGGATAATGGTCCCGCGCCGATGGGTTATGGCGGCGGAAATTACTGCGGCCCGATGGGCTGTGGCATTCTCGGCGGCTTGTGGGTTCGCGGCGAATATCTCGTCTGGGATACGAAGGGGATGTACGTGCCGCCGCTGGTGATCACCTCGGCAGTCAACAACATTGATCCCGTCGATTTGCACTTAAACGACAACGGCGATCTCGGCGCGACCGATCCCGTGCGAATTCTGTACGGCGGTCAGCAGGTCAATAGTGATGCCCGCAGCGGATGGAAGATCTCGTTCGGCGCGTGGCTCGACAATTGTCAGTCGTTCGGTTTGGAAGCCGACTACTTCACGCTCGAAGATGGCAATGACTCGTTCTTTCGTAATTCGGCCACCGGCACGCCGATTCTGGCTCGGCCGTTTTACAACGTGCTGACCGGTCTCGAGAGCTCGACACTCGTTTCGTTTCCGACGGCCGTCGACGGCGTGACTTATCGCGGTTCGATCGACATCGATACGAACACGCAGTTCTGGGGCGCTGGCGCTCGTGGCATCATCAATCTCGGTAGCAACAGCGGTTGCGGCACGAATTGGTGGAACGGTTGCCCAACGCAAACGATGAGCCGCGTCGACATGGTCCTCGGCTATCGCTACTTGCGGCTCGACGATTCGCTGCGGATCACGGAACGCTCGACGCTCAACCCGGGCGGTGCGTTCAACATTCGTGACGAATTCGGCACCGAGAACACATTCAACGGTTTCGACATTGGCACCATGCTGAAACATCAGCGCGGCTGCTGGTCGGTCGAGTTGCTCTCGAAAATCGCCCTCGGTAATACTCGCAGCCGCGTGAATATCGACGGCGCGACGTCGATCACTCCGACCGGTGGGGCTGCCCAACAGTTTACGGGCGGCATTCTGGCCCAGCGGACGAACATCGGAAATTATCAAGATGATGAGTTCGCAGTGGTGCCTGAATTGGGATTAACTCTGGGATACTCACTAAATCCTTGCTGGAAAGTCACTGCCGGGTACACTTGGCTGTACTGGAGCCGCGTGACGCGGGCTGGCGATCAGATCGACCGGAATTTGAATCCCGATCTGTTTCCTGAGGAAGCCAATCCGCAGACTACCGACCACCTCCAACCGCGGTTCCACATGGTCCACGATGATTTCTGGGCTCACGGCCTGCGGGTTGGTTTGGAAGGTACCTGGTAG